In a genomic window of Nocardia fluminea:
- a CDS encoding MlaE family ABC transporter permease, translated as MNNLLAVPLRAVGGFFELGAEVARATVRKPFQWREFIDQAWFVARVSIVPTLLVAIPFTVLVVFTLNILLREIGAADLSGAAAAFGAVTQVGPIVTVLIVAGAGATAICADLGARTIREEIDAMKVLGIDPISRLVVPRVFASMFVALMLNSLVCTIGIAGGFVFSVFLQGVNPGAFVNGIPLLTNLSELIISEIKAGLFGLIAGMVACYLGLQVKGGPKSVGDAVNQTVVFAFMALFVVNVVVTAIGLKFTVR; from the coding sequence ATGAACAACCTCCTTGCTGTCCCGTTGCGGGCGGTCGGCGGTTTCTTCGAACTCGGTGCGGAAGTGGCGCGTGCCACCGTCCGCAAGCCATTCCAATGGCGCGAATTCATCGACCAGGCCTGGTTCGTGGCTCGCGTCTCGATCGTGCCCACACTGTTGGTCGCCATCCCGTTCACGGTGCTGGTGGTCTTCACGCTCAACATCCTGCTGCGCGAGATCGGCGCCGCCGACCTCAGTGGCGCGGCCGCCGCGTTCGGCGCCGTCACCCAGGTCGGCCCGATCGTCACGGTGCTGATCGTCGCCGGCGCCGGCGCCACCGCGATCTGCGCTGACCTGGGCGCACGCACGATTCGCGAAGAGATCGACGCGATGAAGGTGCTCGGCATCGACCCGATCAGCCGGTTGGTCGTGCCGCGCGTGTTCGCCTCGATGTTCGTGGCACTGATGCTCAACAGCCTGGTGTGCACCATCGGTATCGCCGGCGGCTTCGTGTTCTCGGTCTTCCTCCAGGGCGTGAACCCCGGCGCGTTCGTCAACGGGATTCCACTGCTGACGAATCTGTCCGAGCTGATCATCTCCGAAATCAAGGCGGGCCTGTTCGGCCTGATCGCCGGAATGGTCGCGTGTTATCTCGGGCTCCAGGTCAAAGGCGGACCCAAGAGCGTCGGCGACGCGGTGAACCAAACAGTGGTATTCGCGTTCATGGCGCTGTTCGTGGTGAATGTCGTTGTCACCGCGATCGGCCTGAAATTCACGGTGCGGTGA
- a CDS encoding 3-oxoacyl-ACP reductase codes for MSVTQISLEGRVAIVTGAGAGLGRAEALALASAGAAVVVNDLTEDAAAETIAAIRELGGKAEFVGGSIAERSTADALVSTAQESLGGLDIVVNNAGITRDRMLFNMSDEDWDAVIAVHLRGHFLLTRNAAAYWRAASKAAGEPVYGRLVNTSSEAGLLGPEGQANYGAAKAGITALTLTASRVLSRYGVRANAICPRARTAMTEAVFADAPAGGVDPLAPEHVAKLVAYLASPAADAVNGQIFVVYGPMVALMAAPTVEQRFDAAGAEWSEADLAATLGGYFAERPADHTFSARDLRDLG; via the coding sequence ATGAGTGTGACGCAGATTTCATTGGAGGGCCGGGTCGCGATCGTGACCGGTGCGGGCGCCGGGCTCGGCAGGGCCGAAGCTCTCGCGCTGGCGTCGGCCGGTGCGGCAGTGGTCGTCAATGACCTGACCGAGGACGCGGCGGCCGAGACCATCGCCGCCATCCGCGAGCTCGGTGGCAAGGCGGAATTCGTCGGCGGCTCCATCGCCGAGCGTTCGACGGCCGACGCGCTCGTCTCGACCGCGCAGGAATCGCTCGGCGGGCTCGACATCGTCGTCAACAACGCGGGCATCACTCGCGACCGCATGCTGTTCAACATGTCCGACGAGGACTGGGACGCGGTGATCGCGGTACATCTGCGCGGACACTTCCTGCTCACCCGCAACGCGGCCGCCTACTGGCGCGCGGCGTCCAAGGCCGCGGGTGAGCCGGTCTACGGCCGGCTGGTCAACACCTCCTCGGAGGCGGGCCTGCTCGGGCCGGAAGGTCAGGCGAACTACGGTGCGGCCAAGGCCGGTATCACCGCTCTCACGCTCACCGCCTCGCGCGTGCTGTCCAGGTACGGGGTGCGCGCCAACGCGATCTGCCCACGGGCCAGGACCGCGATGACGGAGGCGGTTTTCGCCGACGCGCCTGCCGGCGGGGTCGATCCATTGGCGCCCGAGCACGTGGCCAAGCTCGTGGCCTACCTCGCCTCGCCCGCCGCCGACGCGGTGAACGGTCAGATCTTCGTCGTCTATGGACCGATGGTGGCGCTGATGGCGGCGCCGACGGTCGAGCAGCGCTTCGATGCCGCCGGTGCCGAATGGTCCGAGGCCGATCTCGCCGCCACCCTCGGTGGCTACTTCGCAGAGCGCCCCGCGGATCACACCTTTTCGGCGCGCGACCTCCGCGATCTGGGCTGA
- a CDS encoding ferredoxin: protein MKIIVDFDRCEANGVCVGIAPDMFELDDDDMLTVAEGDVAPDRLADAEEAVAQCPKAALRLA from the coding sequence ATGAAGATCATCGTCGATTTCGACCGGTGCGAAGCGAACGGCGTCTGTGTAGGAATCGCCCCTGACATGTTCGAACTCGACGACGACGACATGTTGACCGTCGCCGAGGGTGATGTCGCGCCCGATCGCCTCGCCGACGCGGAGGAAGCCGTGGCGCAGTGCCCCAAGGCCGCGCTGAGGTTGGCGTGA
- a CDS encoding acyl-CoA dehydrogenase family protein, which yields MRVAYTPQQEELRAELREYFAKLMTPERRAALSMTTGEYGSGNVYREVVREMGRDGWLTLSWPKEYGGQDRTTMDQLIFVEEAAIAGAPVPFLTLNSVAPTIMQYGTEEQKKFFLPKIASGELHFAIGYSEPGAGTDLASLRTTAVRDGDDFVINGQKMWTSLIAYADYVWLAVRTDPTAKKHKGITMLIVPTDVDGFSWTPVHTMAGPDTSATYYQDVRVPVSSVVGPENGGWSLITNQLNHERVALTSAGPLALAVAQTVEWARETTLPNGKRVIDQEWARLNLARVHAKVEYLKLLNWEIASRADQGGEAAPKPWDASACKVYGTELSTEAYRLLMEVVGPHAYLRQDSPGAALLGRLERMHRAALILTFGGGTNEVQRDIIAMTALRQPASAR from the coding sequence ATGCGCGTCGCGTATACGCCGCAGCAGGAAGAATTGCGCGCCGAGCTGCGCGAATATTTCGCGAAGCTGATGACGCCGGAACGCCGCGCCGCGCTGAGCATGACGACCGGTGAGTACGGCTCCGGCAACGTCTACCGCGAGGTCGTGCGCGAGATGGGCCGCGACGGCTGGCTCACGCTGAGCTGGCCCAAGGAGTACGGCGGCCAGGACCGCACCACGATGGATCAGCTGATCTTCGTCGAGGAAGCGGCCATCGCGGGCGCGCCCGTCCCCTTCCTGACGCTCAATTCCGTGGCGCCGACGATCATGCAGTACGGCACCGAGGAGCAGAAGAAGTTCTTCCTGCCCAAGATCGCCTCCGGTGAGCTGCACTTCGCCATCGGCTACTCCGAGCCGGGCGCCGGTACCGACCTGGCCTCGCTGCGGACCACCGCGGTGCGCGACGGCGACGACTTCGTCATCAACGGCCAGAAGATGTGGACCAGCCTCATCGCCTACGCCGACTACGTCTGGCTGGCCGTGCGCACCGATCCCACTGCCAAGAAGCACAAGGGCATCACGATGCTCATCGTGCCGACCGACGTGGACGGGTTCTCCTGGACCCCGGTCCACACCATGGCCGGACCCGACACCAGCGCCACCTACTACCAGGACGTGCGGGTTCCCGTCTCGTCGGTGGTCGGTCCGGAGAACGGCGGCTGGTCGCTGATCACCAATCAGCTCAACCACGAACGCGTCGCGCTCACCTCGGCAGGCCCGTTGGCGCTGGCGGTCGCGCAGACCGTCGAGTGGGCCAGGGAGACGACCCTGCCCAACGGCAAGCGCGTGATCGACCAGGAATGGGCCCGGCTCAACCTGGCCCGGGTGCACGCCAAGGTCGAATACCTCAAGCTGCTGAACTGGGAGATCGCCAGCCGCGCCGATCAGGGCGGCGAGGCCGCGCCGAAGCCGTGGGACGCCTCCGCCTGCAAGGTCTACGGCACCGAACTCTCCACCGAGGCCTACCGGCTGCTGATGGAAGTCGTCGGTCCCCACGCGTACCTGCGCCAGGACTCCCCCGGCGCCGCCCTGCTCGGCCGGCTCGAGCGGATGCACCGCGCCGCGCTGATCCTCACCTTCGGCGGCGGCACCAACGAGGTCCAGCGCGACATCATCGCCATGACCGCCCTGCGCCAGCCCGCGTCCGCCCGCTGA
- a CDS encoding acyl-CoA dehydrogenase family protein — protein MDFTPTEAQTDLARLTGEICAKLVTADRLRELDTAGRFDEQLWKSLAETGVLAAALPEALGGSDFGMLEQSAILRELGRVVAAVPYLWSIVLSAGALAKFGDADQQQLAARAGAGEIVLTAALAEELRATTDAPGIVAEAAGAAWTLTGTATTVPFADRAERILVPAITSTGVGVFVIDPEHASVTRTAQQIVDLSPEFAVDLAATPAELLGSIEAGADILTWLREHAWLGLSALQLGTLERALELTAEHTRTREQFGKPIGSFQSVAQRLSDAYIDIGGLRLTVTQGAWRLSEDLPAAEAIHIAKFWAAEAGHKVAHTVVHVHGGLGIDRDHITHNYFTAAKHNEFALGGATPHLLALGAELAS, from the coding sequence ATGGATTTCACTCCCACCGAAGCCCAGACCGATCTCGCCCGGCTGACCGGCGAGATCTGCGCGAAGCTGGTCACCGCCGATCGGCTGCGCGAACTCGACACCGCGGGCCGCTTCGACGAACAGCTCTGGAAGTCGCTCGCCGAGACCGGTGTGCTGGCCGCCGCGCTGCCGGAAGCGCTGGGCGGCAGCGATTTCGGCATGCTCGAACAGTCCGCGATCCTGCGTGAACTCGGCCGCGTCGTCGCCGCGGTGCCCTACCTGTGGTCGATCGTGCTCAGTGCGGGCGCGCTGGCGAAGTTCGGCGATGCCGACCAGCAGCAGCTGGCGGCGCGGGCGGGCGCGGGCGAGATCGTGCTCACCGCCGCACTGGCCGAGGAGTTGCGCGCCACCACCGACGCGCCGGGGATCGTCGCCGAGGCCGCCGGTGCCGCGTGGACCCTCACCGGCACCGCGACCACCGTGCCCTTCGCCGACCGCGCCGAACGAATCCTGGTGCCCGCCATCACCTCCACCGGGGTCGGCGTGTTCGTGATCGATCCGGAGCACGCTTCGGTCACCCGCACCGCTCAGCAGATCGTCGACCTGAGCCCCGAGTTCGCCGTCGACCTCGCCGCCACGCCGGCCGAACTGCTCGGCAGCATCGAGGCGGGCGCCGACATCCTCACCTGGCTGCGCGAACACGCCTGGCTCGGCCTGTCGGCCCTGCAACTGGGCACCCTGGAGCGCGCGCTCGAGCTGACCGCCGAGCACACCCGCACCCGCGAACAGTTCGGCAAGCCCATCGGCTCCTTCCAGTCGGTCGCCCAGCGGCTGTCCGACGCCTACATCGACATCGGCGGCCTGCGCCTGACGGTCACCCAGGGCGCCTGGCGCCTGTCGGAGGACCTGCCCGCCGCGGAGGCCATCCACATCGCCAAGTTCTGGGCGGCCGAAGCGGGCCACAAGGTCGCCCACACCGTCGTCCACGTGCACGGCGGCCTCGGCATCGACCGCGACCACATCACCCACAACTACTTCACCGCCGCCAAGCACAACGAATTCGCCCTCGGCGGCGCGACCCCGCACCTGCTCGCCTTGGGCGCGGAGCTGGCGAGCTAG
- a CDS encoding type II toxin-antitoxin system death-on-curing family toxin yields MTQYLTLSELLSLAEQLGTPDVRDYGLLDSALARPQSSVFGQDAYVDIWQKAAALMESLARNHGLVDGNKRLAWYATWVFLHVNGFPLGDTLDIDRAEVFVLEVCQGNLEVPVIAKELVRFAR; encoded by the coding sequence GTGACCCAATACCTGACATTGTCAGAGCTGCTGAGCCTCGCCGAGCAGCTCGGCACCCCGGATGTTCGCGACTACGGTTTGCTGGATTCGGCATTGGCTCGGCCGCAGTCCAGCGTCTTCGGGCAAGACGCGTATGTCGACATCTGGCAGAAGGCGGCCGCGCTGATGGAATCGCTCGCGCGCAACCATGGTCTGGTTGACGGCAACAAGCGGCTTGCTTGGTACGCGACGTGGGTGTTTTTGCACGTCAACGGGTTCCCGCTGGGCGACACGTTGGATATCGACCGTGCCGAAGTTTTTGTCCTCGAAGTTTGCCAGGGCAATCTCGAGGTGCCTGTCATCGCCAAGGAACTTGTTCGCTTCGCCCGTTAG
- a CDS encoding antitoxin Phd: protein MAGLNVRFTDEELDALRQRAETEGRSMQQFAHDAVVAAINERSRLFNEAAEHVLRVSEELNRRLA from the coding sequence ATGGCTGGTCTCAACGTGCGATTCACGGACGAAGAACTTGACGCGCTACGGCAGCGTGCGGAGACCGAAGGGCGGAGCATGCAGCAGTTTGCGCACGATGCGGTCGTTGCGGCGATCAACGAGCGTTCGCGGCTGTTCAACGAGGCTGCTGAACATGTCCTCCGGGTCAGCGAAGAGCTGAACCGGAGGCTTGCGTGA
- a CDS encoding FAD-dependent monooxygenase, with the protein MAATSLPEATSVVIVGAGPAGLTAAIVLAEAGVDHVLIDRLGAGANTSRAAVVHARTLEVLDELGIASALVERGIEVPTFKLHDGAKTLATIEFGDLPTAFPYTLMVPQDVTEQVLLDRLHELGGRVHRPLTVTRVTDENSGVTVEYTDEHDRTGTISADYVIGADGMHSVVREQVGIGFTGETYPASFILADVRMSWPTPRTEVSLHLSPEGVTVVAPLPDDAGDRYRVVATVDEAPEHPTLDDVQTLLNARGPVGDIRVDEVLWSSRFRVHHRVADRYRAGHVLLAGDAAHVHSPAGGQGMNTGIQDAALLATLLAKRTAGEPDSILDTYETIRRPIALDVVAFTDRMTEMATLQSAPIRAARNTALRILSRIPAVRNKLAYQLSELGNR; encoded by the coding sequence ATGGCCGCCACCTCACTGCCCGAAGCCACTTCCGTCGTCATCGTCGGCGCGGGGCCCGCGGGGCTCACCGCCGCGATCGTGCTCGCCGAAGCCGGTGTCGACCATGTGCTCATCGACCGACTCGGCGCGGGCGCCAATACTTCCCGGGCCGCGGTGGTGCACGCCAGGACGCTCGAGGTGCTCGACGAACTCGGCATCGCGAGCGCACTCGTCGAACGCGGAATCGAGGTGCCTACCTTCAAGCTGCACGACGGCGCGAAGACGTTGGCCACCATCGAATTCGGCGATCTGCCCACCGCGTTCCCTTACACGCTGATGGTGCCGCAGGACGTCACCGAGCAGGTGCTCCTCGACCGGCTGCACGAGCTGGGCGGCAGGGTGCACCGGCCACTCACCGTCACCCGGGTCACCGACGAGAACAGCGGCGTGACAGTCGAATACACCGATGAGCACGATCGGACAGGCACGATCAGCGCCGACTATGTCATCGGCGCCGACGGCATGCACAGCGTCGTGCGCGAGCAGGTGGGCATCGGCTTCACCGGCGAGACCTACCCGGCCTCGTTCATCCTGGCCGACGTCCGCATGAGCTGGCCGACGCCTCGCACCGAGGTCTCCCTGCACCTCTCCCCCGAAGGCGTCACCGTCGTCGCCCCACTCCCCGACGACGCGGGCGACCGCTACCGAGTGGTGGCCACGGTCGACGAAGCCCCCGAACACCCCACGCTCGACGATGTCCAGACACTGCTGAACGCACGCGGCCCTGTGGGCGACATCCGAGTGGACGAGGTCCTGTGGAGCTCGCGCTTCCGCGTCCACCACCGGGTGGCCGACCGCTACCGCGCGGGCCACGTCCTCCTGGCGGGCGACGCCGCCCACGTCCACAGCCCGGCGGGCGGCCAGGGCATGAACACCGGCATCCAGGACGCCGCCCTGCTCGCCACCCTCCTGGCGAAAAGGACGGCAGGCGAGCCGGATTCGATACTCGACACCTACGAGACCATCCGCAGGCCGATCGCCCTCGATGTCGTCGCCTTCACCGACCGCATGACCGAGATGGCAACCCTCCAGTCCGCTCCGATCCGCGCCGCACGCAACACCGCCTTGCGCATCCTCAGCCGCATCCCCGCTGTACGCAACAAGCTGGCCTATCAACTGTCCGAACTCGGCAACCGCTGA
- a CDS encoding type II toxin-antitoxin system Phd/YefM family antitoxin, producing MTAVPTPEHWELPVSEARERLAEVIAAAEGGTVVHLTRHGRRVAAVVPDSMAETADSQVRALSRQFAERHRSLLDRLAE from the coding sequence ATGACTGCAGTTCCCACACCCGAGCACTGGGAGCTCCCGGTAAGCGAAGCCAGGGAGCGTCTCGCCGAAGTTATCGCGGCTGCCGAGGGTGGCACCGTCGTGCACTTGACCCGCCATGGCCGCCGCGTGGCAGCCGTGGTGCCGGATTCGATGGCGGAAACCGCAGACAGCCAAGTCCGCGCACTGTCGCGACAATTCGCCGAGCGTCACAGGAGCCTGCTCGACAGGCTCGCCGAGTGA
- a CDS encoding type II toxin-antitoxin system death-on-curing family toxin: protein MTEATINYLTVADLRAIAEDVAGPYVVRHASLLASAAARPATTVFGTDAYPGIWQKSTALLHSIAANRPLVDGNKRLAIAGAIVFLAYNGIDTTALDEDLAYNLMIDVASGTVVDVPEIAARLATALKH from the coding sequence GTGACAGAAGCGACGATCAACTACCTTACGGTCGCCGACTTGCGAGCAATCGCCGAGGATGTGGCAGGTCCGTACGTTGTGCGCCACGCGAGCCTGCTCGCGTCAGCGGCCGCGCGCCCGGCAACCACAGTTTTCGGCACCGACGCCTACCCCGGCATCTGGCAGAAGTCCACAGCGCTCCTGCACTCGATTGCAGCCAATCGTCCACTCGTCGACGGAAACAAGCGCCTCGCGATCGCAGGCGCCATCGTTTTCCTGGCCTACAACGGCATCGACACGACCGCCCTCGACGAAGACCTGGCCTACAACCTGATGATCGACGTCGCCAGTGGCACAGTTGTCGACGTCCCCGAGATCGCAGCCCGCCTCGCTACCGCGTTGAAGCACTGA
- a CDS encoding acyl-CoA synthetase, giving the protein MSYNIADLVEHAVDLMPDRIVLVGEHRESTYAELEERANKLAHYLLEQGVRPGDKVGIYSRNTVEAVEAMVAVFKARAVMINVNFRYVENELLHIFDNSDMVALIHERRYTDKVAAVRDKVPALKTVIVVDDGTDGPTGPDTVEYEAALAGASGERDFGERSPDDIYMLYTGGTTGLPKGVMWRHEDVWRVLGAGINFVTGEYTKDEWELAKIGAANPQMVRFPIPPMIHGGSQWATFHSLFGGGKAVMIPEFSGHGVWQAVDKHGINLIFITGDAMARPMLDALAEGNPETGEPYDLSTLYVLASSAALFSPSLKDKFLEVLPNRMISDSIGSSETGFGGLSLVAKGATHTGGPRVKIDAATQVLDEEGNPVEPGSGVVGLLARSGHIPLGYYKDEVKSAATFKEFNGVRFAIPGDYARVEEDGSVTMLGRGSVSINSGGEKIYPEEVEGALKAHPDIFDALVVGVEDERWGQRVCAVVQCRGENRPTLADLKPILTQEIASYKQPRSLWFVDEIKRSPAGKPDYRWAKSQTDERPADEHAEAGSV; this is encoded by the coding sequence GTGAGCTACAACATAGCCGATCTCGTCGAACATGCCGTCGACCTGATGCCCGACCGGATCGTGCTGGTCGGCGAGCATCGAGAGTCGACCTACGCCGAACTGGAGGAGCGGGCCAACAAATTGGCCCACTACCTGCTGGAACAGGGTGTGCGTCCCGGCGACAAAGTCGGAATCTATTCCAGGAACACCGTCGAGGCCGTCGAAGCGATGGTGGCCGTCTTCAAGGCGCGGGCGGTGATGATCAACGTCAACTTCCGCTACGTCGAGAACGAGTTACTGCACATCTTCGACAACTCCGACATGGTCGCGCTGATCCACGAGCGCCGCTACACCGACAAGGTGGCGGCGGTGCGGGACAAGGTGCCCGCCCTGAAGACGGTGATCGTCGTCGATGACGGCACCGACGGCCCCACCGGCCCGGACACGGTGGAGTACGAAGCGGCCCTGGCCGGCGCCTCGGGGGAACGCGACTTCGGGGAGCGCTCGCCCGACGACATCTACATGCTCTACACCGGCGGCACCACCGGTCTGCCCAAGGGCGTGATGTGGCGGCACGAGGATGTCTGGCGGGTTCTCGGCGCCGGCATCAACTTCGTCACCGGCGAGTACACCAAGGACGAATGGGAGCTGGCCAAGATCGGCGCGGCCAACCCGCAGATGGTGCGCTTCCCGATCCCGCCGATGATCCACGGCGGCTCGCAGTGGGCCACCTTCCACAGCCTGTTCGGCGGTGGCAAGGCCGTGATGATCCCCGAGTTCAGCGGGCACGGGGTCTGGCAGGCCGTCGACAAGCACGGCATCAACCTGATCTTCATCACCGGTGACGCGATGGCGCGTCCGATGCTCGACGCCCTCGCCGAAGGCAACCCGGAAACCGGTGAGCCCTACGATCTTTCGACCCTGTACGTGCTGGCCAGCAGTGCGGCGCTGTTCTCGCCGTCGCTCAAGGACAAGTTCCTCGAGGTGCTGCCCAACCGGATGATCTCCGACTCCATCGGCTCCTCGGAGACCGGTTTCGGCGGGCTCTCCCTGGTCGCCAAGGGCGCCACCCACACCGGTGGCCCCCGGGTGAAGATCGACGCGGCCACCCAGGTACTCGACGAGGAAGGCAATCCGGTCGAACCGGGTTCCGGCGTCGTCGGCCTGCTGGCGCGCAGCGGCCACATCCCGCTCGGCTACTACAAGGACGAGGTCAAGTCGGCCGCGACGTTCAAGGAGTTCAACGGGGTCCGGTTCGCGATTCCCGGCGACTATGCCCGCGTCGAGGAGGACGGCTCGGTCACCATGCTCGGCCGTGGTTCGGTGAGCATCAACAGCGGCGGCGAGAAGATCTACCCCGAAGAGGTGGAGGGCGCCCTCAAGGCGCACCCCGACATCTTCGACGCGCTGGTGGTCGGTGTCGAGGACGAGCGCTGGGGCCAGCGGGTCTGCGCGGTGGTGCAGTGTCGCGGCGAGAACCGCCCCACGCTGGCCGATCTGAAACCGATCCTGACGCAGGAGATCGCGTCGTACAAGCAGCCGCGCAGCCTGTGGTTCGTCGACGAGATCAAGCGCTCGCCCGCGGGTAAGCCGGACTACCGCTGGGCGAAGTCGCAGACGGACGAGCGGCCCGCCGACGAGCACGCGGAGGCGGGCTCGGTGTAG